From Treponema sp. OMZ 787:
AAATTTTTTAAAGCTATAAATTTTTTTTGTTGGGCTTCAGCCAAGCTGTCAAAACCCTTAGGCAAATCGTTCATAGTTATACTCCAAAAATATTTTAAGTGTAAAAGTTTATATTTATTATAATATAGTAATATTTATTAAAAAAAATTACAAGTATATTAATATAAAAATGTCAACGGAAAATACAGAAAGAAATGAAAAGTAACGAATTAAAGAAACAAATATACCTTAAAATAAAAAACAGATTACCGAGTATTCACGATAATCTGTTTTTTAAAATGCTTATGTCAAATCTATTCGAGTAACCTAGCCTCGATTATCTGGCTGAATTCGAAGTTTTCGATTTGTAGATAATAAGAAGCAACATCCATTAAGGCTGCCATCGGGGTAAGGCCGACAATTTCGGTACCGACAATGTTTACGCCGTAGCGTTTTGCTTCCATTTTTACCATTTCATAGGACTGATAAAGAGAGGTCTTTGTATAGTCCGTCATGTTCATTGAAACCTGAACGATTCCGCGTTCTGTAAGATCTACGCCCATTGCTTTGACAAAGCGCAAGCCACCTCCTAAGAAGCGTACTTTTTTTGCAATCTTATCTGCAATTGAAAGATCGTTTGTAGCCAAGTTTACGTTAAAGGCAACAAGGGGCATTCGGCAGCCGACAGCCGTAACGCCTGCTGAAGGGTGAATTTCGGTTCCGCCGAAATCGGGCTTCCATTCGGGCTGCTTTACCTTTTCGGCCATACCTTCAAACTGCCCCTTTCGGATATTTGAAAGGTTTTCTCTTGAAGGAGCCGATGCCGATTTTTCGTATAAGAAAACAGGAATCTTGTGCTGTTCCCAAATGAGTTTTCCTACCTCTTTGGATAATTCGATACATTCTTCCATTGTGGAATTTTTAATCGGAATAAAGGGGACAACATCGGTAGCACCCATTCTGGGGTGAGCTCCCTCATGCTTGCGTAAGTCAATTAGATTGGCTGCTATACCAATGGCTTCAACAACGGCTTTTTTAAGCTCTTCGGGCTCGCCGATTACGGTTACAACAGAGCGGTTATGATCCTTGTCGGATTCGTAATCAAGTAATTTTACCTTTTCTTTTCCGCGGAAGGGTGCAATAATCTTTTCCAAAACTTCAGGATCGCGGCCGTTACTAAAGTTAGGAACACATTCAATTATTTTGTTCATCATAAAAAACTCCTAAGACCTTCAACGTCTTCTGCAAGTGTAGCACAAAAAAGGGTCTTAGACAAGATAAGAATAATATTTTATGATAAATATTATAATTTAGGTAAAAATCGGCAAAACACCCTAAAATTTTGAAGAAATGATGTATTTTGGGTGTAATAATATTGAAGAAATGACGTATTTTGGGTATAATAATTTTGAAGAAACAACGATATTCGGCTTTTAAAACTTTGAAGAAAGTGAGGTAATTCATGTTTTTTAAAAGAAAGGCGTATAATAAATTACTAAGGTGGAAAAAGGAGTATTCAGGTTCTTATAGTGTTCTTTTGGAAGGAGCCAGGCGAGTTGGAAAGTCAACCATAGCAGAGGAATTTGCCAAAAATGAGTATACATCCTATATTTTAATCGATTTTGCAAATATATCCGAAGCCGTAAAATCTTGCTTTGACGATATTCATAATTTGGATATGTTCTTTTTGCGATTGCAGGCGGCAACAGGCAAAAACTTGATAGAAAATAACAGCGTAATTATCTTTGACGAAATTCAGCTTTTTCCCAAAGTTAGGCAGGCAATAAAATACTTGGTAAAGGACGGCCGATACCATTACATCGAAACCGGTTCCTTAATTTCAATCAAAAAAAATG
This genomic window contains:
- the ftcD gene encoding glutamate formimidoyltransferase gives rise to the protein MMNKIIECVPNFSNGRDPEVLEKIIAPFRGKEKVKLLDYESDKDHNRSVVTVIGEPEELKKAVVEAIGIAANLIDLRKHEGAHPRMGATDVVPFIPIKNSTMEECIELSKEVGKLIWEQHKIPVFLYEKSASAPSRENLSNIRKGQFEGMAEKVKQPEWKPDFGGTEIHPSAGVTAVGCRMPLVAFNVNLATNDLSIADKIAKKVRFLGGGLRFVKAMGVDLTERGIVQVSMNMTDYTKTSLYQSYEMVKMEAKRYGVNIVGTEIVGLTPMAALMDVASYYLQIENFEFSQIIEARLLE